In a single window of the Palaemon carinicauda isolate YSFRI2023 chromosome 10, ASM3689809v2, whole genome shotgun sequence genome:
- the LOC137648056 gene encoding uncharacterized protein — MWSVLNRFRIPELSVDMIKVLDDGMTAKVIHHSNLSALFPITCGLKQGCVLALTLFSLYLAAILYEAPHNNPVVAIKYRLDGGIFKLARLKFQRNTNIINVTELQYTDDNTAIADTQEELQELVDNFHAAYMCFGLTVNKAKTKILAKPRPGENPPVTNITMDGTTIECIKHFPYLGSIVSTQSIFFKEIENRSQAGHTAYGRLATRVFMNKDLTTHTKVMVYNTIIVSTLLYACETWTLYSKDLENLEQFHQKKLRAIMKFKWNGDVSNTAVLERANVISIEGMITKHHLRWSGHVMCMEDTRLPKKILFSELNTGDCPRGRPMHGFKDQLKKSLKEANIDPNTFEASASNRNKWRNKIKVGTDLFEENRRANLLPKQQQWAERASQPQPPPTIQCDRCLRLFRAQIGLTSHKKAHHSNNN; from the coding sequence ATGTGGTCTGTCCTCAATCGCTTCAGAATCCCTGAGCTTTCTGTTGACATGATCAAAGTCCTTGATGATGGGATGACAGCTAAAGTAATCCACCACAGCAACTTGTCAGCCCTCTTCCCAATCACATGTGGACTAAAACAAGGATGTGTATTGGCGCTGACCCTATTCTCTTTATACTTAGCTGCCATACTATATGAAGCACCCCACAACAACCCTGTCGTTGCGATAAAATACAGGCTAGATGGAGGAATTTTCAAACTGGCCAGACTCAAATTCCAGCGCAACACCAACATCATCAATGTGACAGAACTTCAGTATACAGATGACAACACTGCCATAGCCGACACCCAAGAAGAACTCCAAGAATTGGTGGACAATTTTCATGCTGCCTACATGTGTTTTGGCCTAACAGTTAATAAGGCCAAAACTAAGATATTGGCCAAGCCAAGACCAGGGGAAAATCCACCCGTAACTAACATCACCATGGATGGAACCACCATTGAATGCATCAAACACTTCCCATACCTAGGAAGCATCGTTTCCACCCAGAGTATCTTCTTCAAAGAGATTGAAAACAGGTCACAAGCTGGCCACACTGCATATGGGAGACTAGCCACCAGGGTGTTCATGAACAAAGATTTAACCACCCATACAAAGGTGATGGTATATAACACCATTATAGTATCTACCCTGTTATATGCATGTGAGACTTGGACCCTTTATAGTAAGGACCTCGAAAACCTGGAACAATTCCACCAGAAAAAACTGAGAGCAATAATGAAATTCAAATGGAACGGCGATGTGTCAAATACAGCAGTCCTTGAAAGAGCCAATGTCATCAGCATCGAGGGAATGATCACGAAACACCACCTAAGATGGTCTGGCCATGTGATGTGCATGGAGGACACAAGACTACCAAAGAAAATACTCTTCAGTGAATTAAATACAGGTGATTGTCCTAGAGGTCGCCCTATGCATGGATTTAAAGACCAACTTAAGAAATCCCTCAAGGAAGCTAACATAGATCCCAACACCTTTGAAGCTTCAGCAAGCAACAGGAACAAGTGGAGAAACAAAATTAAAGTGGGCACGGACCTCTTTGAAGAGAATAGAAGAGCCAACCTGTTACCTAAACAACAGCAATGGGCAGAAAGAGCAAGTCAACCACAACCACCTCCCACGATTCAGTGTGATCGATGCCTTCGATTATTCAGGGCACAAATTGGTCTTACGAGCCATAAGAAGGCTCACCACTCCAACAATAATTAA